The following proteins are encoded in a genomic region of Methylibium petroleiphilum PM1:
- a CDS encoding thiazole synthase, which yields MLQATPAVPPPADMANDDPWQVGGVRLHSRFLLGTAGYPSPAVLQGALRAARTQVVTVGLKRTLAAAGDNGYIATIRQTLRDTGARLLPNTAGCRTAREAVQLAHMARELYDTPWLKLEVVGDEHTLQPDPFELLTAASQLVRDGFTVFPYCTDDLVSCRRLLDAGCPLLMPWGAPIGSGQGLLNPFALRTLRERLPDTTLIIDAGLGAPSHAAQALELGFDAVLLNSAVAHAREPVAMARAFRLAVEAGRAAWRAGVMARQDFAVASTPVSGQPFTLPDPPAGSAALRADAS from the coding sequence ATGCTCCAAGCAACCCCGGCCGTCCCCCCGCCAGCCGACATGGCCAACGACGATCCCTGGCAGGTGGGCGGCGTGCGCCTGCACAGCCGTTTCCTGCTCGGCACCGCCGGCTACCCTTCTCCGGCGGTGCTGCAGGGCGCGCTGCGTGCGGCGCGCACGCAGGTGGTCACCGTGGGCCTCAAGCGCACGCTCGCGGCGGCCGGCGACAACGGCTACATCGCCACCATCCGCCAGACCCTGCGCGACACCGGCGCGCGCCTGCTGCCCAACACCGCCGGCTGCCGCACCGCGCGCGAGGCCGTGCAACTGGCGCACATGGCGCGCGAGCTCTACGACACGCCCTGGCTCAAGCTCGAGGTGGTGGGCGACGAGCACACGCTGCAGCCCGATCCGTTCGAGCTGCTGACGGCGGCCTCGCAGCTGGTGCGCGACGGCTTCACCGTGTTTCCCTACTGCACCGACGATCTCGTCAGCTGCCGTCGCCTGCTCGATGCCGGCTGCCCGCTGCTGATGCCCTGGGGCGCGCCGATCGGCTCGGGCCAGGGCCTGCTGAATCCGTTCGCGCTGCGCACGCTGCGCGAACGCCTGCCGGACACCACACTGATCATCGACGCCGGACTCGGCGCGCCCTCGCATGCCGCGCAGGCGCTGGAGCTGGGCTTCGACGCGGTCCTGCTCAACTCCGCCGTCGCGCACGCGCGCGAACCGGTGGCGATGGCGCGTGCCTTCCGCCTGGCCGTCGAAGCCGGCCGCGCCGCCTGGCGGGCCGGCGTCATGGCGCGCCAGGACTTCGCCGTCGCCAGCACGCCGGTCAGCGGCCAGCCCTTCACGCTGCCGGACCCGCCGGCCGGCTCGGCGGCGCTGCGGGCGGACGCGTCATGA
- a CDS encoding FAD-dependent oxidoreductase, translating into MPLLDLGIAGAGLLGRLLAWRLARAGHRVSVFDPAPGPQPRFDGQGAAAFSAAGMLSPLAELDNAGPDIATLGWRSISLWRDIVAALPDPPAFGQLGSLLLAHRNDFATAQRVLARLAAVPGATASPLSAQQLADMEPALQPPGHAWLLPGEAQIEPVKAMFSLYHHAPGVQWHWGCRVGTLHDGALQIDGAESGWRRFDTVFDVRGLGGRPTLPLRGVRGETVWLHAPGHGLLRPVRLLHPRHRVYLVPRPGDIVLLGATEIESEDRSPMSLRSAVELMAAAHSVMPALAESRILRLDRNLRPALPDNRPHIDVTPQRVAVNGLFRHGWLLAPALVEDALAAWARLRADAALPGPEIER; encoded by the coding sequence ATGCCCTTGCTCGATCTCGGCATCGCCGGCGCCGGCCTGCTGGGCCGGCTGCTGGCCTGGCGGCTGGCGCGCGCCGGCCACCGCGTCAGCGTGTTCGACCCGGCGCCCGGCCCGCAGCCGCGCTTCGACGGCCAGGGCGCCGCGGCCTTCAGCGCGGCCGGCATGCTCAGCCCGCTGGCGGAACTCGACAACGCCGGCCCGGACATCGCGACGCTCGGCTGGCGTTCCATTTCGCTGTGGCGCGACATCGTCGCCGCACTGCCCGACCCGCCCGCCTTCGGCCAGCTCGGCAGCCTGCTGCTCGCGCACCGCAACGACTTCGCCACCGCGCAGCGCGTGCTGGCGCGCCTGGCGGCGGTCCCGGGCGCGACCGCCTCGCCGCTGTCGGCGCAGCAACTGGCCGACATGGAGCCCGCGCTGCAGCCGCCCGGCCATGCCTGGCTGCTTCCCGGCGAGGCGCAGATCGAGCCGGTGAAGGCAATGTTCTCGCTCTACCACCATGCCCCCGGCGTGCAGTGGCACTGGGGCTGCCGCGTCGGCACGCTGCACGACGGCGCGCTGCAGATCGACGGCGCCGAGTCCGGCTGGCGGCGCTTCGACACGGTGTTCGACGTGCGCGGCCTCGGCGGGCGGCCGACGCTGCCGCTGCGCGGCGTACGCGGCGAGACCGTGTGGCTGCACGCCCCCGGCCACGGCCTGTTGCGGCCGGTGCGGCTGCTGCACCCGCGGCACCGCGTCTACCTGGTGCCGCGACCCGGCGACATCGTGCTGCTGGGCGCGACCGAGATCGAGAGCGAGGACCGTTCGCCGATGTCGCTGCGCAGCGCCGTCGAGCTGATGGCCGCCGCGCACAGCGTGATGCCGGCGCTGGCCGAGTCACGCATCCTGCGGCTCGACCGCAACCTGCGCCCGGCGCTGCCCGACAACCGGCCGCACATCGACGTCACGCCGCAGCGGGTGGCCGTCAACGGCCTGTTCCGTCACGGCTGGCTGCTGGCGCCGGCGCTGGTGGAGGACGCGCTGGCCGCCTGGGCAAGGCTGCGTGCCGACGCCGCGCTGCCCGGACCGGAGATCGAGCGATGA
- the phaR gene encoding polyhydroxyalkanoate synthesis repressor PhaR gives MTQAKVRSPRSTTAPADEAPDAGNLRVLKKYPNRRLYDTQTSGYITLADVRQMVLDNESFVVRDAKTGEDLTRSILLQIILEAETGGMPMFTTPVLAHIIRLYGHTMQGLLGSYLEKNIQAFTEMQSRFAEQSGLSTGKAYSPELWAQFMNVQAPMMQGLMSSYLDQSKNLFVQMQEQMHKQTESLFSATTGAKK, from the coding sequence ATGACGCAAGCGAAAGTCCGGTCCCCGCGCAGCACGACCGCGCCGGCCGACGAAGCCCCGGACGCCGGCAACCTTCGGGTTCTGAAGAAGTACCCGAACCGCCGCTTGTACGACACCCAGACCAGCGGCTACATCACGTTGGCCGACGTGCGGCAGATGGTCCTCGACAACGAGAGCTTCGTCGTGCGCGACGCCAAGACCGGCGAGGACCTGACGCGCAGCATCCTGCTGCAGATCATCCTGGAGGCCGAGACCGGCGGCATGCCGATGTTCACGACGCCGGTGCTGGCACACATCATCCGTCTGTACGGCCACACGATGCAGGGACTGCTGGGCTCCTACCTCGAGAAGAACATCCAGGCCTTCACCGAGATGCAGAGCCGCTTCGCCGAGCAGTCCGGGCTGAGCACCGGCAAGGCCTACAGCCCCGAGCTGTGGGCGCAGTTCATGAACGTGCAGGCGCCGATGATGCAGGGCCTGATGAGCAGCTACCTCGACCAGTCGAAGAACCTGTTCGTGCAGATGCAGGAGCAGATGCACAAGCAGACCGAGAGCCTGTTCTCGGCAACCACCGGCGCGAAGAAGTAG
- a CDS encoding DUF1097 domain-containing protein, whose amino-acid sequence MNALNAISLSVGLWVGIWCFATLGYLEPKVMTWITFLTWASFYAAGGGKAGLVKAIASAFAGTLISAAIVWLNGQLGGGVQGVGLVIFSLLLAVLGWALCQLSKVDLFSFIPGAFIGAASFFGAGAPLDGKLGWVLVSIVCGAVMGLISERVGQAMTAKAPA is encoded by the coding sequence ATGAATGCATTGAACGCGATCTCGCTCAGCGTCGGCCTCTGGGTCGGCATCTGGTGCTTCGCCACGCTCGGCTACCTGGAGCCCAAGGTGATGACCTGGATCACCTTCCTGACCTGGGCCTCGTTCTACGCCGCCGGCGGCGGCAAGGCCGGGCTCGTGAAGGCGATCGCCAGCGCCTTCGCCGGCACGCTGATCTCGGCGGCGATCGTCTGGCTCAACGGCCAGCTCGGCGGCGGGGTGCAGGGCGTGGGCCTGGTGATCTTCAGCCTGCTGCTCGCGGTGCTGGGCTGGGCGCTGTGTCAGCTGTCGAAGGTGGACCTGTTCAGTTTCATCCCCGGTGCCTTCATCGGCGCGGCGTCGTTCTTCGGTGCCGGCGCGCCGCTCGACGGCAAGCTGGGCTGGGTGCTGGTGTCCATCGTGTGCGGCGCCGTGATGGGGCTGATCTCGGAGCGCGTGGGCCAGGCGATGACCGCCAAGGCGCCGGCCTGA
- the thiC gene encoding phosphomethylpyrimidine synthase ThiC, translating to MNAPDKLATLLSLTREPFPASRKSYLQGSRSDLRVPMREVTLTNGETVSLYDTSGPYTEPGVAIDVRRGLPSVRTPWLDERADTEVYAGRLHQALDDGAKHEDREAERIEQLRLDAAALQRPPRRARAGANVTQMHYARRGIVTPEMEYVALRENGKREWMREYLGDAPREQRLRGNPMGAQIPAIVTPEFVRDEVARGRAIIPANINHPEVEPMAIGRNFLVKINANIGNSAVTSSIEEEVEKLVWAIRWGADNVMDLSTGRNIHTTRDWILRNSPVPIGTVPIYQALEKVGGVAEDLTWAIFRDTLIEQAEQGVDYFTIHAGVRLPFIHLTADRRTGIVSRGGSIMAKWCISHHRESFIYEHFEDICDIMKAYDVSFSLGDGLRPGSAADANDEAQFAELRTLGELTQVAWKHDVQTMIEGPGHVPMHMIQANMDEQLKHCHEAPFYTLGPLTIDIAPGYDHIASAIGAAMIGWFGTAMLCYVTPKEHLGLPDREDVKQGIVAYKIAAHAADVAKGHPGARARDDALSKARFEFRWMDQFNLSLDPDTARDFHDETLPKDASKVAHFCSMCGPKFCSMKITQEVRDYAAQRGVSEAQALGAGMAEKSSQFRQAGGEIYIPLAVDKG from the coding sequence ATGAACGCCCCCGACAAGCTCGCCACCCTGCTCTCGCTGACACGCGAGCCCTTCCCCGCCTCGCGCAAGTCCTATCTGCAAGGCTCGCGCAGCGACCTGCGCGTACCGATGCGCGAAGTGACGCTGACCAACGGCGAGACCGTCTCGCTGTACGACACCTCGGGTCCGTACACCGAACCCGGCGTCGCGATCGACGTGAGGCGCGGCCTGCCCAGCGTGCGCACGCCCTGGCTCGACGAGCGTGCCGACACCGAGGTCTATGCCGGCCGGCTGCACCAGGCGCTGGACGACGGCGCGAAGCACGAGGACCGCGAGGCCGAGCGCATCGAACAGTTGCGCCTCGACGCCGCAGCGCTGCAGCGGCCTCCGCGCCGTGCCAGGGCCGGCGCCAACGTCACGCAGATGCACTATGCGCGCCGCGGCATCGTCACGCCCGAGATGGAGTACGTGGCGCTGCGCGAGAACGGCAAGCGCGAGTGGATGCGGGAGTACCTCGGCGACGCCCCGCGCGAACAGCGCCTGCGCGGCAACCCGATGGGTGCGCAGATCCCGGCCATCGTGACGCCTGAGTTCGTGCGCGACGAGGTGGCGCGCGGCCGCGCCATCATCCCGGCCAACATCAACCACCCCGAAGTGGAGCCGATGGCGATCGGCCGCAACTTCCTGGTGAAGATCAACGCCAACATCGGCAACTCGGCCGTCACGTCGAGCATCGAGGAAGAGGTGGAGAAGCTGGTGTGGGCGATCCGCTGGGGCGCCGACAACGTGATGGACCTCTCCACCGGTCGCAACATCCACACCACGCGCGACTGGATCCTGCGCAACTCGCCGGTGCCGATCGGCACCGTGCCGATCTACCAGGCGCTCGAGAAGGTGGGCGGCGTGGCCGAGGACCTCACCTGGGCCATCTTCCGCGACACGCTGATCGAGCAGGCCGAGCAAGGCGTCGACTACTTCACCATCCACGCCGGCGTACGCCTGCCCTTCATCCACCTCACCGCGGACCGCCGCACCGGCATCGTCTCGCGTGGCGGCTCGATCATGGCCAAGTGGTGCATCTCGCACCACCGCGAGAGCTTCATCTACGAGCACTTCGAGGACATCTGCGACATCATGAAGGCCTACGACGTGAGCTTCTCGCTCGGCGACGGCTTGCGCCCCGGCTCGGCCGCCGACGCCAACGACGAGGCGCAGTTCGCCGAACTGCGCACGCTGGGCGAGCTGACCCAGGTGGCCTGGAAGCACGACGTGCAGACCATGATCGAAGGCCCGGGCCACGTGCCGATGCACATGATCCAGGCCAACATGGACGAGCAGCTCAAGCACTGCCACGAGGCGCCGTTCTACACGCTGGGGCCGCTGACGATCGACATCGCGCCCGGCTACGACCACATCGCCAGCGCCATCGGCGCGGCCATGATCGGCTGGTTCGGCACCGCGATGCTGTGCTACGTGACGCCCAAGGAACACCTGGGCCTGCCCGACCGCGAGGACGTGAAGCAGGGCATCGTCGCCTACAAGATCGCCGCGCACGCGGCTGATGTCGCCAAGGGTCACCCCGGCGCTCGCGCCCGCGACGACGCGCTGTCCAAGGCGCGCTTCGAGTTCCGCTGGATGGACCAGTTCAACCTTTCGCTGGACCCCGACACCGCACGCGACTTCCACGACGAGACGCTGCCCAAGGACGCCAGCAAGGTGGCGCACTTCTGCTCGATGTGCGGGCCCAAGTTCTGCTCGATGAAGATCACCCAGGAGGTGCGCGACTACGCCGCGCAGCGCGGCGTCAGCGAGGCGCAGGCGCTGGGCGCCGGCATGGCCGAGAAGTCGAGCCAGTTCCGGCAGGCCGGCGGCGAGATCTACATCCCGCTCGCCGTCGACAAGGGCTGA
- a CDS encoding ATP-NAD kinase family protein yields the protein MSAPGASSAPCIGIIANPVSARDIRRIIANAGNLQITDRVSIVMRVMSAAGAMGVKKVLMMPDNGGIRAMLTRNLKREHEMHHAFPELEFVDMEPTTTVNDTFTAARLMRQAGVRAIVVLGGDGTHRAVVRECADIPIAGLSTGTNNAFPEMRESTITGIAVGLYASGQLSDAQALMPNKLLEVSINEGERRDIALVDAVISTDRFIGARAVWKTESLAAAYLTFAEPQAIGLSAIGGLLHPVGRRDPGGLAIQLSEDPATRKLQLLAPIAPGMVRPVGIAHWEAMPAGQPFAVALDAGVVALDGERELTFDTGDRVEITLRENAFPTVDVARCMQLAASEGLFRLMTHPA from the coding sequence ATGTCCGCTCCCGGAGCGAGCTCGGCACCCTGCATCGGCATCATCGCGAACCCCGTGTCGGCGCGCGATATCCGCCGCATCATCGCGAACGCCGGCAACCTGCAGATCACCGATCGCGTGAGCATCGTGATGCGCGTGATGAGCGCGGCCGGCGCGATGGGCGTGAAGAAGGTTCTGATGATGCCGGACAACGGCGGCATCCGCGCCATGCTGACGCGCAACCTCAAGCGCGAGCACGAGATGCATCACGCCTTCCCGGAGCTCGAGTTCGTGGACATGGAACCCACGACCACGGTGAACGACACCTTCACCGCAGCGCGCCTGATGCGCCAGGCCGGCGTGCGGGCGATCGTCGTGCTCGGCGGCGACGGCACCCACCGCGCAGTGGTGCGCGAATGTGCGGACATCCCGATCGCCGGCTTGTCCACCGGCACCAACAATGCCTTCCCCGAGATGCGCGAGTCGACCATCACCGGCATCGCGGTCGGTCTCTACGCCTCGGGCCAGTTGAGCGACGCGCAGGCGCTGATGCCGAACAAGCTGCTCGAGGTGTCGATCAACGAGGGCGAGCGGCGCGACATCGCGCTGGTCGACGCGGTGATCTCGACCGATCGCTTCATCGGCGCACGCGCGGTCTGGAAGACCGAGAGCCTGGCCGCCGCCTACCTGACCTTCGCCGAACCGCAGGCGATCGGCCTGTCCGCCATCGGCGGGCTGCTGCACCCGGTCGGCCGGCGCGACCCGGGCGGCCTGGCCATCCAGCTCAGCGAAGACCCCGCGACGCGCAAGCTCCAGCTGCTGGCGCCGATCGCGCCGGGCATGGTGCGTCCGGTCGGCATCGCGCACTGGGAAGCCATGCCGGCCGGCCAGCCCTTCGCCGTGGCGCTCGACGCCGGCGTGGTGGCGCTCGACGGCGAGCGCGAGCTGACCTTCGACACCGGCGACCGCGTGGAGATCACGCTGCGCGAGAACGCTTTCCCCACGGTGGACGTGGCCCGTTGCATGCAGCTCGCTGCGAGCGAAGGCCTGTTCCGCCTCATGACCCACCCAGCCTAG
- a CDS encoding sigma-54-dependent Fis family transcriptional regulator encodes MISERTQHIDNVVSVVTNPIDEASEKSRVYKSWARCVNDYGLDPSRPTPARILPSQEVREHQQQIEEFLRVARSGMEDMYRRVADLGYMLLLTDAAGITVDYIGNPAWDSELRAAGLYLGADWNEAHAGTCGVGTCLIEQTPITCHQAEHFDATHIGLTCTTAPLFDPNGKLLAVFDVSALRSPRAKDSQHLVFHLTSMYAQMIEDANFLRHFRKNWILRLGKSCGLVDVSGDTMLAFDDDGLIVGANTGARAKLWPSARGRQGGALVGRSLSEVFATPMEAIWRIARAGTGLDVSVTCSEPREHYYATVVAPREKGSLTSLLADRPVAVSTVARSADSFPALDRLAGGDPAMDRLLVQAKRLVDRKVNILIHGETGSGKEVFAKALHESSSRARMPFIAVNCASIPESLIESELFGYTPGSFTGGKSKGMKGLILQAHGGTLFLDEIGDMPLHLQTRFLRVLSESEVLPLGAERPIPVDFTVIAATHRDLRDRVAAGTFREDLYYRLCGATMSLPALRERADKRYLIESVFNDEAKGLTEHAGISAEAMELLLTYSWPGNIRELRNVLRFALAISGDGPVTVDDLPQEIGMQRLGHGRPLQLQARLGDEGIAMAAGVDDIDAERLLNSLKRNKWNITLASQDLKVCRATVYRQMKRFKITPPNHQ; translated from the coding sequence ATGATTTCTGAGCGCACGCAGCACATCGACAACGTGGTGTCGGTTGTCACCAACCCCATCGACGAGGCGTCCGAGAAGAGCCGCGTCTACAAGTCCTGGGCCCGCTGCGTCAACGACTACGGGCTCGATCCTTCTCGGCCGACGCCGGCGCGCATCCTGCCGTCGCAGGAGGTGCGCGAGCATCAGCAGCAGATCGAGGAGTTCCTGCGCGTCGCCCGCTCCGGCATGGAAGACATGTACCGCCGCGTGGCCGACCTCGGCTACATGCTGCTGCTGACCGACGCCGCCGGCATCACCGTCGACTACATCGGCAATCCGGCGTGGGACAGCGAGCTGCGCGCCGCCGGCCTCTACCTCGGCGCGGACTGGAACGAGGCTCACGCCGGCACCTGTGGTGTCGGCACCTGCCTGATCGAGCAGACCCCGATCACCTGCCACCAGGCCGAGCACTTCGACGCGACGCACATCGGGCTGACCTGCACCACCGCGCCGCTGTTCGACCCGAACGGCAAGCTGCTGGCCGTGTTCGACGTGTCGGCGCTGCGCTCGCCGCGCGCCAAGGACAGCCAGCACCTCGTGTTCCATCTCACGTCGATGTACGCGCAGATGATCGAGGACGCGAACTTCCTGCGCCACTTCCGCAAGAACTGGATCCTGCGTCTCGGCAAGTCCTGCGGCTTGGTCGACGTGTCCGGCGACACCATGCTGGCCTTCGACGACGACGGCCTGATCGTCGGGGCCAACACCGGCGCGCGCGCCAAGCTGTGGCCGTCGGCGCGCGGCCGTCAGGGCGGGGCGCTGGTCGGTCGCTCGCTGTCGGAGGTGTTCGCCACGCCGATGGAGGCCATCTGGCGCATCGCGCGGGCCGGCACGGGCCTGGACGTGTCGGTCACCTGCTCGGAGCCGCGTGAGCACTACTACGCCACGGTGGTCGCGCCGCGCGAGAAGGGCTCGCTGACCTCGCTGCTGGCGGACCGGCCGGTCGCGGTGTCGACCGTGGCCCGCTCGGCCGACAGCTTCCCGGCGCTGGACCGGCTGGCCGGTGGCGACCCGGCGATGGACCGCCTGCTGGTTCAGGCCAAGCGCCTGGTGGACCGCAAGGTCAACATCCTGATCCATGGCGAAACCGGCTCCGGCAAGGAAGTGTTCGCCAAGGCGCTGCACGAATCGAGTTCGCGCGCTCGCATGCCTTTCATCGCGGTCAATTGCGCGTCGATCCCCGAGTCGCTGATCGAGAGCGAGCTGTTCGGCTACACGCCGGGCAGCTTCACCGGCGGCAAGAGCAAGGGCATGAAGGGCCTGATCCTGCAGGCCCACGGCGGCACGCTGTTCCTCGACGAGATCGGCGACATGCCGCTGCATCTGCAGACGCGCTTCCTGCGCGTGCTGTCGGAATCCGAGGTGCTGCCTCTGGGTGCGGAGCGGCCGATCCCGGTCGACTTCACCGTCATCGCCGCGACCCACCGCGACCTGCGCGACCGCGTGGCCGCGGGCACCTTCCGCGAAGACCTCTACTACCGCCTGTGCGGCGCGACGATGTCTCTGCCGGCACTGCGCGAGCGCGCCGACAAGCGCTACCTGATCGAGTCGGTCTTCAACGACGAGGCGAAGGGTCTGACCGAGCACGCCGGCATTTCCGCGGAAGCGATGGAATTGCTGCTGACCTACAGCTGGCCGGGCAACATCCGCGAATTGCGCAACGTGCTGCGTTTCGCGCTGGCGATCAGCGGCGACGGGCCGGTGACGGTCGACGACCTGCCGCAGGAGATCGGCATGCAGCGCCTGGGACATGGCCGGCCGCTGCAGTTGCAGGCGAGACTGGGCGACGAAGGTATCGCGATGGCCGCGGGCGTTGACGACATCGACGCGGAGCGACTGCTCAACTCGCTCAAGCGCAACAAGTGGAACATCACGCTGGCCTCGCAGGATCTGAAGGTCTGCCGGGCCACGGTCTACCGGCAGATGAAGCGCTTCAAGATCACGCCGCCGAACCACCAGTAG
- the thiS gene encoding sulfur carrier protein ThiS, whose translation MSGPPAHEDTMVTVHLEGRGCRLARGSTLADLLRLLGQAPEAITTAVNGEFVARALRAGHVLQDGDEILLFQPIVGG comes from the coding sequence ATGAGCGGCCCGCCGGCACACGAGGACACGATGGTCACGGTGCATCTCGAGGGCCGCGGCTGCCGGCTCGCACGCGGCAGCACGCTGGCCGACCTGCTGCGCCTGCTCGGCCAAGCGCCCGAGGCCATCACCACCGCCGTCAACGGCGAGTTCGTCGCCCGTGCCCTGCGCGCCGGCCACGTGCTGCAGGACGGCGACGAGATCCTGCTGTTCCAACCCATCGTCGGCGGTTGA
- the thiD gene encoding bifunctional hydroxymethylpyrimidine kinase/phosphomethylpyrimidine kinase, whose amino-acid sequence MTAERTTRPVVWSIAGTDSGGGAGLSADQRAADAFGVHLCPVVSAVTAQNSLAVTRIERLPPLALEAQLEALADDLPPQVVKTGLLGGAEHVRRVAHWIDRLRRRQPVALVVDPVLAASSGATFADPDTLAAYRELLLPRATLITPNRREAAALLGQPEAGTAGLPAQALALRRRGAQAVCITGGDAADLDGRVLDWMATEQADGWLAAPRIATPHHHGSGCTFASSAAAALALGFVPADALVLAKMATGHALRHAHPAGAGRGPVRAAAGFASDPSLMPWLSWGAAPVFAPAAESEAPPASLGLYAIVDSAARAEQVLAAGVRTLQLRLKTPAVPDAGWHPALRATLQRGIAAARGTGAALFVNDHWQLAAELGAPGVHLGQEDLLALGDEGRARLRASGLALGISSHSLWELARARTLAPHYVACGPVWPTLTKAMPWRPQGLDNLAWWCAMAGRPVVAIGGILTPERVEAAARCGADGVCAVRVLGDDPARVLPSLQRALQAGRQAPTPAPVPALPHPSLALSVAPRPS is encoded by the coding sequence ATGACGGCGGAGCGCACGACCCGTCCGGTGGTCTGGAGCATCGCCGGCACCGACAGCGGCGGCGGCGCCGGCCTCAGCGCCGACCAGCGCGCGGCCGACGCCTTCGGCGTGCACCTCTGCCCGGTGGTGTCGGCCGTCACCGCGCAGAACTCGCTCGCGGTCACGCGCATCGAGCGGCTCCCGCCGCTTGCGCTGGAGGCGCAACTGGAGGCGCTGGCCGACGACCTGCCGCCCCAGGTGGTGAAGACCGGGCTGCTCGGCGGCGCGGAACATGTGCGGCGGGTCGCGCACTGGATCGACCGGCTGCGGCGCCGTCAGCCGGTGGCGCTGGTGGTCGACCCGGTGCTGGCGGCCAGCAGCGGCGCCACCTTCGCCGACCCCGACACGCTGGCCGCCTACCGCGAGCTGCTGCTGCCCCGCGCCACGCTGATCACCCCGAACCGCCGCGAGGCGGCTGCGCTGCTGGGCCAGCCCGAGGCTGGCACGGCCGGCCTGCCGGCTCAGGCGCTGGCGCTGCGGCGCCGCGGCGCGCAGGCGGTCTGCATCACCGGCGGCGACGCCGCCGACCTCGACGGCCGCGTGCTGGACTGGATGGCCACCGAGCAGGCCGACGGCTGGCTCGCCGCGCCGCGCATCGCCACGCCACACCACCACGGTAGCGGCTGCACCTTCGCCAGCAGCGCGGCGGCCGCCCTGGCGCTCGGCTTCGTGCCGGCCGACGCGCTGGTACTGGCCAAGATGGCGACCGGCCACGCACTGCGCCACGCTCACCCGGCCGGCGCGGGCCGCGGGCCGGTGCGGGCCGCGGCCGGGTTCGCCAGCGATCCGAGCCTGATGCCCTGGCTGTCGTGGGGCGCTGCGCCGGTGTTCGCGCCGGCTGCCGAGTCTGAGGCACCGCCCGCCTCGCTCGGCCTCTATGCCATCGTCGACAGCGCCGCGCGGGCGGAGCAGGTGCTGGCCGCCGGCGTCCGCACGCTGCAGCTGCGCCTCAAGACGCCAGCCGTCCCCGACGCCGGCTGGCATCCCGCGTTGCGTGCCACCTTGCAGCGCGGCATCGCCGCAGCGCGCGGGACCGGCGCCGCGCTGTTCGTCAACGACCACTGGCAGCTCGCCGCCGAACTGGGTGCCCCCGGCGTGCACCTGGGCCAGGAGGACCTGCTGGCGCTGGGCGACGAGGGCCGGGCGCGGCTGCGCGCCAGCGGGCTCGCGCTCGGCATCAGCTCGCACAGCCTGTGGGAGCTGGCGCGCGCCCGCACGCTGGCGCCCCACTACGTCGCCTGCGGCCCGGTCTGGCCCACGCTGACCAAGGCCATGCCGTGGCGGCCCCAGGGCCTGGACAACCTGGCGTGGTGGTGCGCCATGGCCGGCCGGCCGGTGGTCGCGATCGGCGGCATCCTGACGCCCGAGCGGGTGGAAGCCGCGGCGCGCTGCGGCGCCGACGGCGTGTGTGCGGTCCGCGTGCTGGGCGACGACCCGGCGCGCGTGCTGCCGTCGCTGCAGCGCGCGCTGCAGGCCGGGCGCCAGGCTCCCACGCCGGCGCCGGTGCCCGCGCTGCCGCACCCCTCGCTCGCCCTGAGCGTCGCACCCCGGCCCTCCTGA
- the tpx gene encoding thiol peroxidase, with amino-acid sequence MTRLTLKGTPVYTEGHLPVVGHEAPKFTLTGKDLVDVGLEQFGMQRKLLNIVPSLEMPTCAASLRRFNDHARQTPGTVVLSISHDLPFATQSRIDAAQLDRVVALSLFRSPHFARAYGVDIVSGPLKGLTARAVLVLDGHNRVLHAQLVREITDEPDYALAAAALTRSC; translated from the coding sequence GTGACGCGCCTGACCCTCAAGGGCACCCCCGTCTACACCGAAGGCCACCTGCCGGTGGTCGGCCACGAGGCGCCCAAGTTCACGCTGACAGGCAAGGACCTGGTCGACGTCGGCCTCGAGCAGTTCGGCATGCAGCGCAAGCTGCTCAACATCGTGCCCAGCCTGGAGATGCCGACCTGCGCGGCGTCGCTGCGCCGCTTCAACGACCACGCGCGCCAGACCCCCGGCACCGTGGTGCTGTCGATCTCGCACGACCTGCCATTCGCCACGCAGAGCCGCATCGACGCGGCCCAGCTCGACCGCGTGGTCGCGCTGTCGCTGTTCCGCAGCCCGCATTTCGCGCGCGCCTACGGCGTCGACATCGTCAGCGGCCCGCTCAAGGGCCTGACCGCGCGTGCGGTGCTGGTCCTCGACGGCCACAACCGCGTGCTGCACGCGCAGCTGGTGCGCGAGATCACCGACGAACCCGACTACGCGCTGGCCGCTGCCGCGCTGACCCGAAGCTGCTGA